One region of Ruficoccus amylovorans genomic DNA includes:
- a CDS encoding type II toxin-antitoxin system Phd/YefM family antitoxin, which yields MKAITYTAARENLAATMQDVCDSRDAVIITRNRSQAVVMLAQEEYESLLETAHLASSPANARRLLDSIAALRGGKGTERELSE from the coding sequence ATGAAAGCCATCACGTACACGGCAGCTCGCGAGAATTTGGCGGCAACCATGCAGGATGTCTGCGACAGCAGGGATGCGGTCATCATCACCCGCAACCGCAGCCAAGCCGTGGTCATGCTGGCGCAGGAGGAGTACGAATCGCTGCTGGAGACGGCTCATCTGGCCAGTTCCCCGGCCAATGCCCGCCGCCTGCTCGACTCCATCGCGGCCCTGCGCGGCGGGAAAGGCACCGAGCGCGAACTCAGCGAATGA
- the rpsA gene encoding 30S ribosomal protein S1, whose protein sequence is MSSIMEELLAMSELGNLHSGTIVKGTITEVRQNEVIVDIGGKSEGSISASEFFDIGELSIGEEIEVFLEKLEDKDGNPILSFDKAEQKKNWENILSKCEEGTIISGRVKSKVKGGLIVSIGVDAFLPASQIDIQPPKNLDQYLAQTYDFKILKINTERRNIVISRRELIEEQRQEKRRKLLEEVKPGDTRRGTVKNITDYGAFIDLDGLDGLLHITDMSWGRISHPSEMLKVGEEINVMIIEVDRDRERVSLGLKQTTENPWENIEKKFPVGAKVSGKVVNLVPYGAFVELEEGVEGLVHVTELSWTKRISKPSEVLKVGEEIDAVVLGIQKDEQKISLGVRQLEVNPWDMARHNYPVGARVRGKVRNLTTYGAFVELEEGIDGMVHVSDMSWTRKINHPSEMLKKGDEIDAIVLDVDVDQQRISLGMRQLTDDPWSEIDRYFKIGDVVKGKVTKITSYGAFIQLDQDIDGLVHISQIAEDHVEKIKDVLKEGDEVDARVIKIDRDDRRIGLSIKAASYDRDQLAAEVAAFDKVRSDTDLTNLGDILDEATKE, encoded by the coding sequence ATGAGTTCCATTATGGAAGAACTGCTCGCTATGAGCGAGCTTGGTAACCTGCATTCGGGTACCATCGTCAAGGGCACCATCACTGAAGTCCGTCAGAACGAAGTCATCGTTGACATCGGCGGCAAGTCCGAAGGGTCCATTTCCGCCAGCGAATTTTTCGACATCGGCGAACTCTCCATCGGCGAGGAAATCGAAGTGTTCCTCGAAAAGCTCGAAGACAAGGACGGCAACCCGATCCTGTCCTTCGACAAGGCCGAGCAGAAGAAGAACTGGGAGAACATCCTCAGTAAGTGCGAAGAAGGCACGATCATTTCCGGTCGCGTCAAGAGCAAGGTCAAGGGCGGCCTCATCGTCAGCATTGGCGTGGACGCGTTCCTGCCGGCCTCGCAGATCGACATCCAGCCGCCGAAGAACCTGGACCAGTACCTGGCCCAGACCTACGACTTCAAGATCCTCAAGATCAACACCGAGCGCCGCAACATCGTCATCTCGCGCCGCGAGCTGATCGAAGAACAGCGCCAGGAAAAGCGCCGCAAGCTGCTTGAGGAAGTCAAGCCGGGCGACACCCGCCGCGGCACGGTCAAGAACATCACCGACTACGGTGCGTTCATCGACCTGGACGGCCTCGACGGCCTGCTCCACATCACCGACATGAGCTGGGGTCGCATCTCCCACCCGAGCGAAATGCTCAAGGTGGGCGAAGAGATCAACGTCATGATCATCGAAGTGGACCGCGACCGCGAGCGCGTCTCCCTCGGCCTCAAGCAGACCACGGAAAACCCCTGGGAGAACATCGAAAAGAAGTTCCCGGTCGGCGCCAAGGTCTCCGGCAAGGTCGTCAACCTCGTCCCCTACGGTGCCTTCGTGGAACTGGAAGAGGGCGTGGAAGGCCTCGTGCACGTCACCGAGCTGTCCTGGACCAAGCGTATTTCCAAGCCGAGCGAAGTTCTCAAGGTCGGGGAAGAAATCGACGCCGTTGTTCTGGGCATCCAGAAGGACGAGCAGAAGATCTCCCTCGGCGTTCGCCAGCTCGAAGTCAACCCGTGGGATATGGCCCGCCACAACTACCCGGTTGGTGCGCGCGTCCGCGGCAAGGTTCGCAACCTCACCACCTACGGTGCGTTTGTTGAGCTCGAAGAAGGCATCGACGGGATGGTTCACGTCTCCGACATGTCCTGGACCCGCAAGATCAATCACCCGAGCGAAATGCTCAAGAAGGGTGACGAGATCGACGCCATCGTCCTCGACGTGGACGTGGACCAGCAGCGCATCTCCCTGGGCATGCGTCAGCTCACCGACGACCCCTGGAGCGAAATCGACCGCTACTTCAAGATCGGCGACGTGGTCAAGGGCAAGGTCACCAAGATCACCTCGTACGGCGCGTTCATCCAGCTCGATCAGGACATCGACGGCCTGGTGCACATCAGCCAGATCGCCGAAGACCACGTCGAGAAGATCAAGGACGTGCTCAAGGAAGGCGACGAAGTCGATGCCCGCGTGATCAAGATCGACCGCGACGACCGCCGCATCGGCCTGTCGATCAAGGCCGCCTCTTACGACCGCGACCAGCTCGCCGCCGAAGTGGCCGCCTTCGACAAGGTCCGCAGCGACACCGACCTGACCAACCTCGGCGACATCCTCGACGAAGCCACCAAGGAGTAA
- the trpE gene encoding anthranilate synthase component I translates to MKFYPTQDAFCQLAEQGNLIPVYAEVTADFETPVSAFARLRGRKPAFLFESIVGGEHISRYSILGSAPRKVITSWADKTLVTHADGTREELPTPADPLKLVEAEMEGLNPVRAQDEPPFTGGAVGFLGHEYIHNIEPTVPRAAEDTLGMPVMCYAIVDTVVVFDRVRQTLRICSNARLDDYPGDPKAAYAHATAAIEETLKELHAGQHQLDPIPLGEVPEITVPQGNFTQEGFMAIVEQAKEYVRAGDTVQIVGSQRFEIPYEEDGLALYRALRIVNPSPYMFMFETEDFSVIGASPEVHVRSTEGRVEIRPIAGTRPRGATTAEDAELEKDLLADPKERAEHLMLVDLARNDIGRVCQIGSVRVKDYAIIERYSHVMHIVSQVEGQLADGQSSFDLMRATFPAGTLSGAPKIRAMQIIAELEKQCRGIYGGALGYFSYNGNLDSCIAIRTALLKEKTLFIQSGAGLVADSVPEHEYLETVNKAKGMLKAVALSRQIAKITYA, encoded by the coding sequence ATGAAATTTTACCCGACACAGGACGCATTCTGCCAACTGGCCGAGCAGGGCAACCTCATCCCGGTGTACGCCGAGGTGACGGCGGACTTCGAGACGCCCGTCTCGGCCTTTGCGCGGCTGCGCGGGCGCAAGCCCGCCTTTTTGTTCGAGTCGATTGTGGGTGGCGAGCACATCAGCCGCTACAGCATTCTCGGCTCGGCCCCGCGCAAGGTCATCACGTCCTGGGCCGACAAAACCCTCGTTACCCATGCCGACGGCACCCGCGAGGAGCTTCCCACCCCCGCCGACCCGCTCAAGCTGGTCGAGGCTGAGATGGAGGGCCTCAACCCCGTCCGCGCGCAGGACGAGCCGCCCTTCACCGGGGGGGCTGTGGGCTTCCTCGGGCACGAATATATTCACAATATCGAGCCGACCGTCCCCCGCGCCGCCGAGGACACCCTCGGCATGCCCGTGATGTGCTACGCCATCGTGGACACGGTGGTGGTTTTCGACCGCGTGCGGCAGACCCTGCGCATCTGCTCGAACGCGCGGCTCGACGACTATCCGGGCGACCCCAAAGCCGCCTACGCCCACGCCACTGCCGCCATTGAGGAGACGCTCAAGGAGCTTCATGCCGGGCAACACCAGCTCGACCCGATCCCACTGGGCGAGGTGCCCGAAATCACCGTCCCGCAGGGGAATTTTACGCAAGAGGGCTTCATGGCCATCGTCGAGCAGGCCAAGGAATACGTCCGCGCCGGCGACACCGTCCAAATCGTTGGCAGCCAGCGCTTTGAAATCCCCTACGAGGAGGACGGGCTGGCCCTTTACCGGGCGCTGCGCATCGTCAACCCGTCCCCGTACATGTTCATGTTCGAGACGGAGGATTTTTCCGTCATCGGGGCCTCGCCCGAGGTTCATGTCCGCAGCACGGAGGGCCGGGTGGAGATCCGTCCCATCGCCGGGACGCGTCCGCGCGGGGCCACCACCGCCGAGGACGCCGAACTGGAAAAAGACCTCCTGGCCGACCCCAAGGAACGGGCCGAGCACCTCATGCTGGTGGACCTCGCCCGCAACGACATCGGCCGGGTCTGCCAAATCGGCTCTGTCCGGGTCAAGGATTACGCCATTATTGAGCGTTATTCCCATGTTATGCACATCGTTTCTCAGGTCGAGGGCCAGCTCGCCGACGGGCAAAGCTCGTTCGACCTGATGCGGGCGACTTTCCCGGCCGGAACCCTCAGCGGCGCGCCCAAAATCCGCGCCATGCAGATCATTGCCGAACTGGAGAAGCAATGCCGGGGTATTTACGGCGGCGCACTGGGGTATTTCAGCTACAACGGCAACCTCGACTCGTGCATCGCCATCCGCACGGCCCTTTTAAAGGAAAAAACTTTATTTATTCAGTCAGGTGCGGGCCTCGTCGCCGACTCAGTACCGGAACATGAGTATCTGGAAACTGTCAACAAGGCGAAAGGAATGCTCAAAGCGGTTGCATTATCTCGGCAAATAGCTAAGATAACCTATGCTTAA
- a CDS encoding sigma-70 family RNA polymerase sigma factor has protein sequence MNINRPDVSVPEPETLADLPHSEKSAIKLYLAEIGKTPLLKPDEEVALARRIRKGDQKARQHMIEANLRLVVKIAHDYANFGLPLLDLISEGNIGLIKAVERFDPDKGGKLSTYAAWWIKQSIKRALANQSKTIRLPVHLVDKIARMRKLTAALQELFGREPTNEEIALEMGMPVNKIAHLKSVSVRPTSLDAPVGEDDDTEFGDLVGDENAPTPFENLKSKSMLTDVNAMLDALDEREADIIRMRFGIGGDRPQTLEEVGQYFNITRERVRQLQNMALQRMRREMAKKEKQRTAEEVHQENLQKKRMQVLHEFFQQSAQDESRN, from the coding sequence TTGAACATCAACCGGCCCGACGTGAGTGTGCCCGAGCCCGAGACTCTCGCGGACCTCCCCCACTCCGAAAAGAGCGCGATCAAGCTCTACCTGGCCGAAATCGGTAAAACTCCCCTGCTCAAGCCGGACGAGGAAGTCGCACTGGCCCGCCGCATCCGCAAGGGCGACCAGAAGGCCCGCCAGCACATGATCGAGGCCAACCTGCGCCTGGTGGTCAAGATCGCGCACGATTACGCCAACTTTGGCCTCCCGCTACTCGACCTGATCAGCGAGGGCAACATCGGCCTGATCAAGGCCGTCGAACGCTTTGACCCGGACAAGGGCGGCAAGCTCTCGACCTACGCGGCCTGGTGGATCAAGCAGTCCATCAAGCGCGCCCTGGCCAACCAGAGCAAAACCATCCGCCTGCCCGTCCACCTGGTGGACAAGATCGCCCGCATGCGCAAGCTCACCGCCGCCTTGCAGGAACTCTTTGGCCGCGAGCCCACCAACGAGGAAATCGCCCTCGAAATGGGCATGCCGGTCAACAAGATCGCCCACCTCAAGAGCGTCAGTGTGCGCCCGACTTCGCTCGACGCCCCCGTCGGCGAGGACGACGACACCGAGTTTGGCGACCTGGTCGGCGACGAAAATGCCCCCACGCCCTTTGAGAACCTCAAGAGCAAGTCCATGCTCACCGATGTCAACGCCATGCTCGACGCCCTCGACGAGCGCGAAGCCGACATCATCCGCATGCGCTTCGGCATCGGCGGCGACCGCCCGCAGACCCTCGAAGAGGTCGGCCAGTACTTCAACATCACCCGCGAACGCGTCCGCCAGCTCCAGAACATGGCGCTCCAGCGCATGCGACGCGAGATGGCCAAAAAGGAGAAGCAGCGCACCGCCGAGGAAGTCCACCAGGAAAACCTCCAGAAAAAGCGTATGCAGGTCCTGCACGAGTTCTTCCAGCAGAGCGCCCAGGACGAGTCCCGCAACTAG
- a CDS encoding Txe/YoeB family addiction module toxin, producing the protein MRIVFSEQAWEDYQYWVATDKKVLKRVNQLIRDCLREPFGGLGKPEPLKHQFQGFWSRRITGEHRLVYTVENGDLLIAQVRFHY; encoded by the coding sequence ATGCGGATCGTTTTCTCCGAACAGGCGTGGGAGGATTACCAGTACTGGGTCGCGACGGACAAAAAAGTCCTCAAGCGCGTCAACCAGCTCATCCGCGACTGCCTGCGTGAGCCCTTCGGCGGCCTCGGCAAGCCCGAACCGCTCAAGCACCAATTCCAGGGCTTCTGGTCGCGGCGCATCACCGGCGAGCACCGGCTGGTGTACACGGTCGAAAACGGGGATTTACTCATCGCGCAGGTTCGGTTTCACTACTAG